A genome region from Eremothecium gossypii ATCC 10895 chromosome VII, complete sequence includes the following:
- the PET494 gene encoding Pet494p (Syntenic homolog of Saccharomyces cerevisiae YNR045W (PET494)), whose product MFTLGRYLRRRHTSYGSLRIQRLSYGRSIGHKLYQLSSRPRHVTRTLWRYFNAPGNVLFVTTNVVALTGMYAYSSLCAQPRHTELQVLQRDRVGRDEVVRLEGSPGQELAARASAGTLRDGKDIIGEQPWAQYTDVGEWAHVPPVSMESRTMKMSLFYMFYAYYLYRDAGPWPKVPPSNPQANNTYWQQTVDALKRRVDRLCEGSSLPEEKPRDSPHAALFYSMWRAEFMGVFSNLNRAQQFHIPKHLRVHSDLHALSYKLEQNGLDDITEFLDFYRTRQSKEEKHLLQMWFFDFGHHLNSSSKVDTERLYRSLIGNWSTDERSFERHMRAFLSPDDPRRKIYFRNHIPEGLETASVDTVLKLLARLNKCQHIDKNDYVIRLISILRKNIYYSESTDSIRVYLPSPKLQELTGSMDLTKRKKALEVLSRDPNTLKVLSQLSHSPTS is encoded by the coding sequence GCCGGCACACTAGCTATGGGTCTTTGCGGATCCAGCGCCTGTCTTACGGGAGGAGCATAGGCCATAAACTGTACCAGTTATCTTCACGACCGAGGCATGTGACGCGCACCCTGTGGAGATACTTCAATGCGCCAGGTAACGTTCTCTTTGTGACCACTAATGTCGTAGCTCTGACAGGCATGTATGCATACTCGAGCCTATGCGCACAGCCCCGGCACACAGAACTCCAGGTCCTGCAGCGAGACCGAGTAGGACGCGATGAGGTGGTGAGGTTAGAGGGCAGCCCAGGGCAGGAACTTGCAGCTCGAGCTAGTGCGGGCACTTTGCGCGATGGTAAGGATATCATTGGGGAGCAACCTTGGGCCCAATACACGGACGTCGGGGAGTGGGCGCATGTGCCGCCGGTCTCCATGGAGAGCCGCACGATGAAAATGTCGCTATTCTATATGTTCTACGCATACTACCTGTACCGCGATGCGGGGCCTTGGCCTAAGGTCCCTCCCAGCAACCCGCAAGCGAACAACACATACTGGCAGCAGACGGTCGACGCACTGAAACGCCGAGTGGATCGCTTGTGCGAGGGGTCGAGCCTTCCCGAGGAGAAACCTCGAGATAGTCCACATGCCGCACTGTTCTATTCCATGTGGAGAGCAGAGTTTATGGGGGTTTTCAGCAACCTCAACCGCGCACAGCAGTTCCACATTCCGAAGCATCTCCGGGTCCATAGCGATCTCCACGCGCTTAGCTACAAGCTGGAACAGAATGGGCTTGACGATATAACGGAGTTCTTGGACTTTTATCGCACCAGGCAGTCCAAAGAAGAGAAGCACCTCCTCCAGATGTGGTTCTTCGATTTTGGGCATCACCTCAATTCGTCATCCAAGGTGGATACTGAGAGACTCTACCGCTCTCTAATAGGCAATTGGTCCACCGACGAGCGTTCTTTTGAACGCCACATGAGAGCATTTCTCTCCCCCGACGATCCCCGGAGGAAAATATACTTCCGGAATCATATTCCAGAAGGTCTTGAGACTGCATCCGTGGATACTGTTCTGAAGCTTCTCGCCCGGTTAAACAAATGCCAGCATATAGATAAGAATGATTATGTCATTAGGCTCATCTCCATCCTACGGAAGAACATCTATTATTCCGAAAGTACAGATTCCATTAGAGTTTATCTCCCAAGTCCTAAGCTGCAGGAACTGACTGGATCCATGGACCTTACGAAGCGCAAAAAGGCCCTTGAGGTGTTATCACGAGATCCGAACACACTCAAGGTTCTTTCGCAACTCTCGCATTCTCCAACTTCTTAA
- the PHO85 gene encoding cyclin-dependent serine/threonine-protein kinase PHO85 (Syntenic homolog of Saccharomyces cerevisiae YPL031C (PHO85); 1-intron), producing the protein MTSTSQFKQLERLGNGTYATVYKGLNKTTGLYVALKEVKLDSEEGTPSTAIREISLMKELKHENIVRLYDVIHTENKLTLVFEFMDNDLKKFMDSRLDREMPRGLELSLVKYFQWQLLQGVAFCHENRILHRDLKPQNLLINNKGQLKLGDFGLARAFGIPVNTFSSEVVTLWYRAPDVLMGSRTYCTSIDIWSCGCILAEMIMGKALFPGTNDDEQLKLIFETMGTPTEQTWVGVSQLPKYNPQIPLYPNKDIKQLLQATTKEQISDVLVNLIQGLLQLNPSMRLSAQQALSHPLFEEYH; encoded by the exons ATGACTAGCACATCTCA ATTCAAGCAGCTGGAGCGGCTGGGCAATGGGACATACGCGACTGTGTACAAGGGCCTGAACAAGACGACCGGGCTGTATGTTGCGCTGAAGGAGGTGAAGCTCGACTCAGAAGAGGGCACGCCGTCGACAGCCATACGTGAGATCTCGCTGATGAAGGAGCTGAAGCACGAGAACATCGTGAGGCTGTACGACGTAATACACACGGAGAACAAGCTGACGCTGGTGTTCGAGTTCATGGACAACGACCTGAAGAAGTTCATGGACTCGCGGCTCGACCGGGAGATGCCGCGCGGGCTGGAGCTGTCGCTGGTGAAGTACTTCCAGTGGCAACTGCTGCAGGGCGTGGCGTTCTGCCACGAGAACCGGATCCTGCACCGCGACCTGAAGCCACAGAACTTACTGATCAACAACAAGGGTCAGTTGAAGCTGGGTGACTTCgggctggcgcgcgcgtTCGGCATCCCGGTGAACACATTCAGCAGCGAGGTCGTGACGCTCTGGTACCGTGCGCCGGACGTCCTGATGGGGTCGCGCACATACTGCACGTCTATCGACATCTGGTCGTGTGGCTGCATTCTAGCTGAGATGATCATGGGGAAGGCGCTCTTCCCCGGGACCAACGACGACGAGCAGCTAAAGCTGATCTTCGAGACCATGGGCACGCCGACAGAACAGACGTGGGTCGGCGTCAGCCAGCTGCCCAAGTACAACCCTCAGATACCGCTCTACCCCAACAAGGACATTAAGCAGCTATTGCAGGCTACCACCAAGGAGCAGATCAGCGACGTGCTCGTGAACCTCATCCAGGGCCTCCTCCAGTTGAATCCAAGCATGCGCTTGAGCGCACAACAGGCGCTGAGTCACCCTCTATTCGAGGAGTACCACTGA
- a CDS encoding uncharacterized protein (Syntenic homolog of Saccharomyces cerevisiae YDR249C) yields the protein MGYVLAGYATKRLRRYENTVVYYPPRKRAQVARAARLEDLPAELLQYIFVLSGNAALAECSRTLWAVLRPTAGLVRVYIGAHYVHSAHTGSGRRVRVLAAEVFKSRARLAHLAAHPEELDAVAGVMGPAALRAWQRACEAGRATAAVELDADGRPVEDYPAVFYARPELFFGGRTAGRLPAASEFLEKLHRFFSVLQPECLAERIMQWFFYESGGRHDADHFMHAVNLVLKLSRLPQARFASVDPLLELLHCLFIDSVPGLDRLLKASGTRLDDLKRALVGTFIDSFYRNNVALLSEDSLWRLLIELRDDRLKQLLVDQGARPSFHILE from the coding sequence ATGGGCTATGTGCTGGCAGGATATGCGACGAAACGGCTGCGACGGTATGAGAACACGGTGGTATATTATCCGCCTCGCAAGCGCGCACAAGTGGCCCGGGCGGCGCGGTTAGAGGATCTTCCTGCAGAATTGTTGCAGTACATTTTCGTGCTTAGCGGGAATGCCGCACTGGCTGAGTGCAGCAGGACACTGTGGGCAGTCCTGCGGCCGACGGCGGGGCTAGTCAGGGTGTACATCGGCGCGCACTACGTGCACAGCGCGCACACGGGCAGCGGGCGGCGAGTGCGGGTGCTCGCCGCGGAGGTGTTCAAGAGCCGCGCGCGGCTCGCGCATCTGGCCGCGCACccggaggagctggatGCCGTGGCCGGCGTGATGGGGCctgccgcgctgcgcgcgtgGCAGCGCGCGTGCGAGGCCGGGCGTGCTACCGCCGCGGTGGAGCTGGACGCGGATGGGAGGCCCGTCGAAGACTATCCGGCGGTGTTCTACGCGCGGCCAGAGCTGTTCTTCGGCGGCCGCACGGCCGGGCGGCTGCCTGCGGCGTCCGAGTTCCTGGAGAAGCTGCATCGCTTCTTTTCGGTGCTGCAGCCGGAGTGCCTAGCAGAACGCATCATGCAGTGGTTTTTCTATGAGAGCGGCGGGCGGCACGACGCAGATCACTTTATGCACGCCGTGAATCTCGTGCTTAAACTGTCGCGTCTGCCACAGGCACGGTTTGCCAGCGTCGACCCGCTCCTAGAGCTTCTACATTGTCTTTTCATCGACAGCGTTCCTGGTCTCGACCGCCTACTGAAGGCGTCCGGAACTCGCTTAGATGATCTTAAACGTGCGCTCGTAGGAACGTTCATCGACAGCTTCTATAGGAACAACGTCGCGCTGCTGTCGGAAGATTCGCTTTGGCGGCTCCTGATCGAGCTGAGGGACGACCGGCTCAAGCAGCTGTTGGTCGACCAGGGCGCGCGACCGAGCTTTCACATACTGGAATGA
- the TRM44 gene encoding tRNA (uracil) methyltransferase (Syntenic homolog of Saccharomyces cerevisiae YPL030W (TRM44)), with protein MTFEFCGGESSILGGAWVCIYQTAEDVGFQREHFEQAMDNVIRHPNINSTVLLRADIVAEREYDCRTGEAVRDGNCGAAADVAEGMLSVGLEDVAARSVHTELDLAVKLEFVRRLVPRNPYKDALINQTCLVLNTREPSETALVVYLPHFSEREDCPFYIPPVAAVGILLHGGRLSVHYIPFAGEGAALADEGQRAVRTARRLLQTAEKHSKGCMNGYTKRVEHDVVVDKVLFQERYIQLKKKYSQWLVDNWAESTDPRKHVFEDIAIAAFLIELWSKIYGQHAEDKFRFCDMGCGNGVLCYILLMEGYAGEGIDARRRKSWGMFPENVRSCLKEQLVIPSLLLRPHPEIRKMASHMEHNGGFFPVHVSSSQLMAPATIVYSAADLITSPQVNIAEFPPNTFLIGNHSDELTCWIPLLGQPFMVIPCCSHNFHGARVRYRPSRESATRLGNSTYAGLVDYVEYLAKAVGWETEKEMLRIPSTRNAAIIGYKNPALGQFPTQQVYDEVLKNGGAEGWIQSATALLKGTPKSH; from the coding sequence ATGACGTTCGAGTTCTGCGGTGGCGAAAGCAGCATCCTGGGAGGAGCATGGGTCTGTATCTACCAGACAGCGGAAGATGTGGGCTTCCAGCGGGAGCACTTTGAACAGGCGATGGACAACGTGATACGTCATCCGAACATAAACTCAACGGTGCTGCTCAGAGCGGACATCGTGGCGGAAAGGGAGTACGACTGCCGGACAGGGGAGGCGGTGCGGGACGGCAAttgcggcgccgcggcggaCGTGGCAGAAGGCATGCTGTCGGTGGGGCTTGAGGACGTGGCAGCGCGCAGCGTGCACACGGAGCTTGACTTGGCGGTGAAGCTGGAGTTTGTGCGGCGCCTGGTTCCGCGCAACCCGTACAAGGACGCACTGATCAACCAGACGTGTCTGGTGCTGAACACGCGCGAGCCGTCCGAGACTGCGCTGGTGGTGTACTTGCCGCACTTCAGCGAGCGCGAGGACTGCCCGTTCTACATTCCGCCGGTGGCGGCAGTGGGCATCCTTCTGCATGGCGGGCGGCTGTCCGTGCACTACATCCCGTTTGCAGGCGAGGGCGCGGCGCTCGCGGACGAGGGACAGCGGGCGGTGCGCACGGCGCGGCGCCTCCTCCAGACGGCGGAGAAGCACTCGAAAGGTTGCATGAATGGGTATACGAAGCGGGTGGAGCACGACGTAGTGGTGGACAAGGTTCTATTCCAGGAGCGCTACATACAACTCAAGAAAAAGTACTCGCAGTGGCTGGTCGACAACTGGGCAGAGAGCACGGACCCCCGCAAGCATGTGTTCGAGGACATCGCGATCGCGGCGTTTCTAATCGAGTTGTGGAGCAAGATCTACGGCCAGCACGCGGAAGACAAGTTTCGGTTCTGCGACATGGGGTGCGGCAACGGCGTGCTGTGCTACATCCTGCTCATGGAGGGCTACGCGGGCGAAGGCATCGACGCCCGCCGGCGCAAGTCGTGGGGCATGTTTCCCGAGAACGTGCGCAGCTGCCTCAAAGAGCAGCTGGTAATTCCAtccctgctgctgcgtccGCACCCCGAGATACGCAAGATGGCCTCGCACATGGAGCACAACGGCGGCTTTTTTCCCGTCCACGTCAGCTCCTCTCAACTGATGGCGCCCGCCACCATCGTATATTCCGCGGCGGACCTGATCACCTCACCGCAGGTCAATATTGCAGAATTCCCTCCCAATACGTTTCTCATAGGCAATCACTCGGATGAGCTGACCTGTTGGATTCCGCTGTTGGGCCAGCCGTTCATGGTCATCCCGTGCTGTTCACACAACTTCCATGGAGCCCGCGTGCGCTACCGCCCGTCCCGCGAGTCCGCCACCAGGCTAGGTAACAGCACCTACGCCGGCCTCGTCGACTACGTGGAGTACCTGGCGAAGGCTGTTGGCTGGGAGACCGAGAAGGAGATGCTGCGCATACCTAGCACCAGGAATGCGGCAATAATAGGCTACAAGAATCCCGCGCTGGGCCAGTTTCCGACGCAACAGGTCTATGATGAAGTGCTAAAGAATGGTGGAGCAGAAGGTTGGATTCAAAGTGCAACGGCGTTGCTGAAAGGCACACCTAAGTCACACTAG
- the SUV3 gene encoding ATP-dependent RNA helicase SUV3 (Syntenic homolog of Saccharomyces cerevisiae YPL029W (SUV3)) codes for MHSRWLRYPISRLQIVRYKSSTRVCPLLPFRREDWLVDAKSIKHPPQAGGQCDRRSVHLKLAELAKNNIDAKFQSTLERAIRGLQGQALRSETPAEQPMRKEAWARLQDELVQQLQSYRPQESYRMTVADVLQPKHISTLLPQLLHVDGLTQQQWEGILEVPEAQKVMKLRHILDTHFKLLYHEEVLPKRVGSLSFSKRTLDISNPAEWFPEARKLRRTIVVHLGPTNSGKTYHALEKLKKCDRGYYAGPLRLLAREIYDRFQKDNIRCNLLTGEEVINDLDTLGNRAGLTSGTVEMVPLNQYFDMVVLDEIQMLADEQRGWAWTNALLGVQASELHLCGEPSVLPFIQRLVAMTGDKLVINEYQRLGKLEVESKPLPERFHGLKKGDCLVSFSKRKTLDLKLQIERAKKCKVAVIYGSLPPETRVHQATMFNRGEADILVASDAIGMGLNLSIKRVIFTSAMKWNGAELIPLTDSQTKQIAGRAGRYKVAGESDDAAGGSVGKVTALDMETLEMIQNSMKAPVKYIPSAVLWPPDRILAQILTKYPPGMKITTLLEHFDRDIKSNPDSLFILPNIESRIEVMNLIEGMDGLSLEDMMTLSNAPLRDLPIPKKAFINFCETVAKKETRSIFDFKIPLNFLNAKAVTDEDLKLDLYEELHHVLTLYMWLQIRYPDYFVDLESVKSLKHHCEYIIFEKLKFLKRNPYKKS; via the coding sequence ATGCATAGCCGGTGGCTGCGATATCCTATATCTAGGCTGCAAATAGTCCGCTATAAATCCAGCACCCGGGTCTGTCCGCTCCTCCCATTTCGGCGAGAAGACTGGCTGGTTGATGCCAAAAGCATAAAACATCCTCCACAGGCCGGCGGCCAGTGCGACAGGCGTTCTGTGCATCTGAAATTGGCTGAACTGGCCAAGAATAACATTGACGCCAAGTTCCAGTCCACATTGGAGCGGGCAATTCGAGGGCTCCAGGGGCaggcgctgcgcagcgAGACTCCCGCCGAACAGCCGATGAGGAAAGAGGCCTGGGCTAGACTGCAGGATGAGCtggtccagcagctgcagtcCTACCGCCCCCAGGAGAGCTACAGGATGACCGTTGCAGATGTTCTGCAGCCCAAACATATTTCTACCTtgctgccgcagctgctgcatgTGGACGGGTtgacgcagcagcagtgGGAGGGCATTCTGGAAGTGCCAGAAGCGCAGAAGGTCATGAAGTTGAGGCATATCCTGGACACTCATTTTAAACTTCTGTACCACGAAGAAGTGCTACCAAAACGAGTGGGCTCTCTGTCGTTCAGCAAGCGTACGTTGGATATCTCGAACCCTGCAGAGTGGTTTCCAGAGGCTCGCAAGCTGCGGCGGACGATCGTGGTACACCTGGGCCCGACGAACTCCGGCAAGACCTACCACGCTCTTGAAAAGCTAAAGAAGTGTGATAGAGGATACTACGCTGGCCCACTAAGATTGTTGGCGAGGGAAATATACGACCGATTCCAGAAAGACAACATCCGCTGCAACCTGCTGACGGGAGAGGAGGTTATAAATGACCTAGACACTCTGGGTAATAGAGCAGGCTTGACTTCGGGCACTGTGGAGATGGTGCCGCTGAATCAGTATTTCGATATGGTTGTCCTGGATGAAATACAGATGCTTGCAGACGAACAGAGAGGCTGGGCATGGACAAACGCACTGCTTGGCGTGCAGGCTTCTGAGCTCCATCTCTGTGGAGAGCCTAGCGTTTTGCCGTTCATCCAGCGGCTTGTTGCCATGACCGGCGACAAGCTAGTGATCAATGAATACCAAAGGCTGGGCAAGCTGGAAGTGGAATCCAAACCCTTGCCTGAGCGCTTTCACGGACTGAAGAAGGGCGACTGTCTTGTTTCCTTCTCCAAACGTAAAACATTAGATCTAAAACTTCAAATTGAACGGGCTAAGAAATGTAAAGTGGCCGTTATCTATGGTTCACTACCACCAGAAACACGCGTGCACCAGGCCACCATGTTTAACAGGGGCGAGGCTGACATCCTAGTTGCATCAGATGCCATTGGCATGGGGCTGAACCTGTCCATAAAACGTGTCATATTCACATCAGCTATGAAATGGAACGGCGCAGAGCTAATACCGCTAACCGACTCCCAGACCAAACAGATTGCCGGACGGGCAGGGAGATACAAGGTGGCGGGAGAATCAGACGATGCCGCTGGTGGCTCGGTGGGTAAGGTAACTGCGTTAGATATGGAGACCCTAGAGATGATACAAAATAGTATGAAGGCTCCTGTAAAATACATCCCTTCCGCAGTCCTGTGGCCACCTGACCGTATACTTGCCCAAATACTGACAAAATACCCTCCCGGCATGAAGATCACCACCCTTCTGGAACATTTTGACCGTGATATAAAGTCCAATCCCGACAGCTTGTTTATACTTCCGAATATTGAAAGTAGGATCGAGGTAATGAACCTCATTGAAGGCATGGACGGCCTGTCCCTGGAAGATATGATGACCCTGAGTAATGCTCCTCTAAGAGACTTACCAATACCGAAGAAGGCATTCATAAACTTCTGTGAGACTGTGGCGAAGAAGGAAACTAGATCCATATTTGATTTCAAGATCCCTCTGAACTTTTTGAATGCGAAGGCAGTTACAGACGAGGATCTCAAACTCGATTTATACGAAGAGCTCCACCATGTATTAACCCTTTACATGTGGCTACAAATACGGTACCCTGACTATTTCGTGGATCTTGAATCGGTCAAATCGCTGAAGCATCACTGTGAATACATCATCTTTGAGAAATTGAAGTTCCTAAAGAGAAATCCATACAAAAAATCCTGA